Sequence from the Candidatus Kinetoplastibacterium galatii TCC219 genome:
GTTTTGTATGGTATTTTGTTATGCATCCGATGTTAAATATTGCTGTTAAAGCAGTTAGGAGATCTAGTTCAGTTTTAAGTCGTTTTAGTTTAGATTTAGAAAGAGTTAATGTCTCTCGACAATTAATAAATGAATATGCTGATGAAGCTTATCGATTAGCAGAAGAAGCTGCTAAGTTGGTAATTTTAACGGCATATCCTGATCATGTTGTTTCTCCTGGTAATCTTAGAGATTTGAAAAACCATAAGGGGTTTTTATGGGTTATTTGTCCTATAGATGGACTAATTAATTTTGCTTATGGATTTCCATTTTATGCAATTTCGATAGTATTGATCCAAAATGGTAATATTTTGCAATCAGTAGTTTATGATCCTGTTCGTAACGATCTATTTACTTCACGTAGAGGATCTGGAACTTTTCTGAATGATCGTCGTATTAGAGTGTCTGGGCAAATTAGTTTAAGTAATTCTTTGATCGGAGATGGTTCTGACAATATAGATAATGACAATCATTTAGATAAGAGTCATGGTGTATATTGCTTATCTACAAGGCGTATAGGATCAGTTGCTCTTGGTTTAGCTTATGTAGCTTGTGGGCGTCTGGATGGTTTTTATGGATACGGTGATCTTAATAGAAAATATCTAATTGCTGGAAGCCTTCTGGTTTCTGAGGCTGGTGGCTTGATAACAGATTTTAATGGTGATCAAGATTGGTTAGAATCTAGACAAATAATTGCAGCTACTCCTAAAATATTTTCTCTTTTGAAGAATAATATCAATAAGTCTTTAGCTAAATAGAATGAGAATTAATAATTGAAATATTATGAATAGTTGTTTTTTAATTTGTGGAGATGTATTTGTTAGACTGGCTACAGGACCCGACTGCATTAGTTGGATTATTTACTCTGGTCATTCTTGAGGTTGTTTTAGGGATAGATAATTTAGTTTTTATCGCAATTCTTGTAGATAAGCTACCTCCTGGACAAAGAGACAATGCTAGAATTATCGGTTTAGGTTTTGCTTTAATAGTCCGCATGATATTTTTATCATGCATGTCTTGGTTATTAACATTAACCAACCCCTTATTTCACTTTAGTATATTTTCCGGTCGTGATTTGATTATGTTGACAGGGGGTATATTACTTTTATTTAAAAGCACCGTGGAACTGCACGATCGTATAAATGGTAATGTATCTGAAGTGATTGGAGCTCGAGTATATGCTAGCTTTTGGGTTATTGTTGCTCAAATAGTTGTTCTTGATGCTGTTTTTTCACTAGATTCTGTTATAACAGCTATTAGCATGGTTGATCATCTAGCTATTATGATGATAGCTGCAATTATTGCTACAGGTATTATGATTTTGGCATCTAAGCCATTAACTATTTTTGTAAATACTCATCCCAGTGTTGTAGTCTTGTGCCTAGGTTTTTTGCTTATAATAGGATTTTCATTAATATCTGAGAGTTTTGGTTATATAGTACCGAAAGGTTATTTATATGCAGCAATTGGTTTTTCTATATCTATAGAAGCCTTAAATAATATTTATCGTAGAAATCTGTCAAAAATAGATACTCGGCGGCCAATGAGGGAGAGGACTGCTGAAGCTGTTTTACGCATGTTAGGAAAAAGAACTGTTGTTAATGATGATTATGAATCAATAAATACTCCTTCATTGAATACTAATGAT
This genomic interval carries:
- a CDS encoding inositol monophosphatase family protein gives rise to the protein MLNIAVKAVRRSSSVLSRFSLDLERVNVSRQLINEYADEAYRLAEEAAKLVILTAYPDHVVSPGNLRDLKNHKGFLWVICPIDGLINFAYGFPFYAISIVLIQNGNILQSVVYDPVRNDLFTSRRGSGTFLNDRRIRVSGQISLSNSLIGDGSDNIDNDNHLDKSHGVYCLSTRRIGSVALGLAYVACGRLDGFYGYGDLNRKYLIAGSLLVSEAGGLITDFNGDQDWLESRQIIAATPKIFSLLKNNINKSLAK
- a CDS encoding TerC family protein; the protein is MYLLDWLQDPTALVGLFTLVILEVVLGIDNLVFIAILVDKLPPGQRDNARIIGLGFALIVRMIFLSCMSWLLTLTNPLFHFSIFSGRDLIMLTGGILLLFKSTVELHDRINGNVSEVIGARVYASFWVIVAQIVVLDAVFSLDSVITAISMVDHLAIMMIAAIIATGIMILASKPLTIFVNTHPSVVVLCLGFLLIIGFSLISESFGYIVPKGYLYAAIGFSISIEALNNIYRRNLSKIDTRRPMRERTAEAVLRMLGKRTVVNDDYESINTPSLNTNDFGIEERNMVSGVLTLAERSILSIMTPRTDISWVNINETSETLREQLMNEPHSFFPVCKGSLEEVVGIGRAKEMIINLATDDGRLKLDKLREPVIIHESTSILKLMEMFKRSRVQIALVADEFGEIEGLVTPIDVLEAIAGEFPDEDELPTIIEDGTDRWIIDGSADLHHVEQVLEIDWLINDSNDYSTMAGYLLANFGALPNIGDTWEYIAYNGTFKFEVLKCDNRRISLVRVTKLFLDNLSCIE